From Paraburkholderia sprentiae WSM5005:
GAGCCGCCGAAACCGAGCTGCCGAGCGCCAGCGTGAGCATCGTCGAACCGGCGAGCGGGACGGCCGCGTCGGGGTAGCCGAGCAGATACGGGATGCCGAAACCGATCCACAGGCCGAGCGTCAGCTTCGTGTACTTGGCGGTTTCCGAAAGAGAAAAACGCGCGAACGCGCGGCGCAACGGCGTGAGTGGTTTGTGTTGATACCTGTTCGACATGGTTTCTATGCTGACAGATGACGTTGGGCGCGGCGCGACGCAATGCGCGCGTTCAAGCCGGGGCGTCACAGTCGCGCGTGAGCCCGCCGTCAGGCCCGGTTGTTGCATCCGAGACAGCCACCGCGTTGGCGCGTTTCGCAGAACCCACGTCGCATCGAGCGTAGCGGGCGACGGCAGGGGCGCGCTGCCTGTCCCGGTTATGGCTGGATTGGAGTTTTTACCAGCTTCGCATTCTTTTTTGCCAACTGACGCGGGATCCGGCGGCGTTCGTTTGAACCACACGCAAGCGAGGCGGAAACGCAACGCTGCTGTGTTGTCGCCGGTGCGCGACAGTATTACATTCGTTGAGCAGCGCGTGCAGCGGCCGACCGCGAGCGCGGCTGACGCGCGCGCTCGTCAATTCGTCAGCTGGCCAGCAAGAAGTGGCATACCCGGAGCGTTTTTCGATGGCTACCGATCCCGACGATACCGACCTGCGTCATTGCGCAGCGGACGGCCGGTACTCCGGCTTTACTCTCGACGGCTCGAACGAATCGGGCGTGCCGCCGCCGCGCTTCGGCCGTCTCGCGCTGTGCGTCGCGGCGGCGGGCGCGCTCACCTTCGGCGTGATGGGCACGGTCGCCTACAGCGTCTGGTTCAACCAGGATCAGCAGACCTATGCGGACGCCATTGCGGGCGCGCGCCAGGCGCTCGGCTCGGCGGCATCGGGCAGGGTGCCGACGGTTGCCGTCGCGCACGCGCCGGAGGACGCGGCCGCGCCGTCTGCCGCTCCGCCAGCCACGCAGTCGGTCATGCAGTCGGCAACCGAGCTAGCCGCACAGTCGAGCGCGCCACATGCCGCGCTCGAAGCGGCCGGCGCGAACGGCGGCTTCGAGGACACCAACCCGGCCATCTGGTCCGGGCAGATCCGCCGGAGCGCGCCGGACCCAGGTTTCACGGCAGCGCTGGCCGATACGCCGGTCGATACGTCGGCCGATGGTTCCGCCGACACGCTCGCGGCGCCCATTGCGCCCACGCCATCCCCGCGCTCGACGCGGCACGTGATCAGTACGGCCGGTTCCACCACACAGACCGCGGCCGGCCACGGCGCGAAAGAAACGCGGCTCGCGCAGCAGGAGCGGCGCGCGTCGTCGAGACACAAGGGCAGTCTGTTTGCGCGGATCGGACAGTTCTTTCGACGCGTAAGCTATCGTCAACATGACAACGGCCGACAGCAACCAGATCCCTACTCCCATCCCTGAGCGCGCGGCCGTCGGGCCAGCAGGGCGAGCCGGGCTGCGCGGCGCCGCACTCGCGCGCGTGCCGGTGCGGCGCTTGCGCCCGGGCCCCGCCAGCGTCGCCGTGGCCGCGCTGTTGTGCCTGCTGTTCGGCCTGCTCTACGTGGCGATGCAGATCCGCACGGTTTTCTCCGATCAATTGAAGCAGGAATACGCGGGCCTCGTGCTCGAAGCCGCCCAGCGTGTCGACAGCGCGCGCGAACAGTTGGCCGTGTGGCAGCGCATCGCCGACACCCCGGCGAGTCACGCCGCGTCGTTCGTGCCGGCCTATGACGCGGCGCGCGCCGAACTCGCGCGGGGTGTCGCGTCTCTCGCCGCGCTCATCAATGCGAGTCCGTCGCCGGCGCCGCCCCTTCCCTCGATGTCACCGACCCAGGCGACGCCCGAAGCCATCGCGACAGTGCTCGGCAGCGTCTCGGCTTACTGGCGCGCGCAGCGCGACGCCGCGAGCGCCGACGTGAGGCTGCGCGTTGCGCACGTCGCGCGCGCGCTGATCGCGCTCGCCGCGCTGCTGTTCTGCATGCTGATCACGGCGCTCGGCATGTACGCGAAGCGCAACCGGCAGCTCGCGGGCCAGTCGCAGGAGTTCGAGCATGCGTCGCTGCACGATTCGCTGACCGGCCTGTCGAACCGCCGCAAGCTGCTGGCCGCGCTCGACTCCGCCGCAAAGAACGCGCGGAGCGCGGTCGTCGAGCAGCGGCTCGCCGTGCTGTATATCGACCTCGACGGCTTCAAGCAGGTCAACGATTCGTTCGGACATCGCACCGGCGACGAATTCCTCGCCGCGGTGTCCGCGCGGTTTCGCGCGTCGGTGCGCAAAGGCGATCTGGTCGCGCGCATCGGCGGCGACGAATTCGCGGTGCTGGTGCGCGCTTTCGCGAGCGATGACGAGCTCGCCGAGATCGCGGGCCGGCTGATGGCCTGCGTGGCCGAGACCGACCAGCAGATGGGAATGGGTGGCGTGCGCGCGAGCGTGGGCATCGCGAGCTATCCCGACGACGTGGACGATCACCGCCGTCTGGTCGCCGCCGCCGATGCAGCGATGTATCAGGTCAAGCGCACCGGCAAGAACGGCTTCGCGTTCGCGGCGCAAACGGGCAGGGAAGCGACCTTATGAAACCGCGCGAACGTCACTGATCGTCGTTGCGCCACTCCGTCAGCTTCTCCCGCTCGTTGACTTCGATAAACGCGCGCCGTGCGCGCAGCCTGCGGATATAGCTCGCGAGATGCGGCCAGCCCTCCGTCGCCGGGCGCGGCATGTTGCGGGTCCAGCGCATCAGCACGAGCGCGAGCAGATCGGCGGTGCTGAGCTTGCCGCCCGCGAGGTAGGCGTGGCCGTCGGCGAGATGCGTGTCGAGCCGCGCGCACGCGTGCTCGATGCGGCGTCGCGCGAGCGCGCGCACCGCTTGCGCGCCCGCGGGGTCGCCGTCGCTGCCGGCGTAGAACCAGTCGCGCATCGCGGGCAGCAGCGTGTTCGCCAGGTAGATCATCCATTCGAGCCATTCCGCGCGGGCGGCCGAGCCGGGCGCGGGCGCAAGGCCGGCGTCGGCATGGCGCTCGGCGAGCAACATCAGCAGCGCGGCCGATTCATGCCGCGGCTCGCCGTCGACGATTAGCGTCGGCACGCGGCCGGCCGGATTCAGACGCAAATACTCGGGGTCGTGCTGCTGGCCGGTGTCGATGTCGACCAGGCGCGCTTCGAACGGCACGCCGATTTCGAGCAGCATCCAATGCACGGCCATGCTGGCCGCGCCCGGCGAGTAGTACAGAACGTACGACATTCAATGCACCGACGCGTGCTTTTCCTGCTCGGCCGCGCTCGGCTGCGTCAACGCGCTGACGATCACGAACACGACGATGTTCACCGCGAGCGCGACGAAGCCGATGTTGACGTCCTTCAACGCATCGGGCAGGAACGGCATCAGTTGGCCGACGCTCCAGTGCAGCGACGTGCTCAGCGCAACCACCGCGACACCGGCGAGGATCCCGCAGAACGCGCCTTGTTTGGTCGCGCGGTTGCGTGGAAACAGGCTGCAAATCACCGCTGGGAAAAGCTGCGTGACGAAGCTGTAGCCCATCAGCAGCAGCGCGACGATGGTTTCGCCGCCATTCAGCGTGAAGCCGACCGCGACCAGCGCCACGACGGGTACGAGCACGCGCGCGATCGTCGCGACCGACGCATCCGACGCGTTGCGGTTCAGCATGCCGCGATAGACGTCGTTGGCAAGCAGCGTCGATGCCGAAGTCAGGATCATCGAGCCCGGCACCAGCGCGGTCAGGATACCGGCCGCGCCGATCACGCCGACGAACCAAGGATCGAACGTCTGCAGCGATAGCCGGAACAGCGACAGGTCGATGTCGGCGCCCTTCAGGCCCGGCACGCGCAGCGTCGCCGCGAAGCCGACGAAGAACACGAACAGCAGGATCAGCTGATAGAGCGGCAGGATCGCGGCATTGCGGCGGAAGATCCGCTCGTCCTTCGCCGTGAAGATCGAGCCGAACGTGTGCGGCCACATGAAGAAGCCGAGCGCGGTCAGGAGCACCGTCGACTGGAACCACACGACGCTCGAGCCACGCGCCGGGAAGGTCAGGAAGCCGGGACGCGCGGCGTCGATCGTGCGGAACATCGCGCCGAAACCGCCGTAGTAGTGCAGCGGCAGATAGATGCCGAGGAACAGCACGATCGCCAGAATCAGCAGGTCCTTGACCACCGAGTTCCACGCCGAGCCGCGCACGCCCGACACGATCACGTAAGACGTCACGACGATCGCGCCGATCCAGATCGCCGCCGTCGACGAGATCACACCGTACGACGCGGTCGCGACGATGATGCCGAGGCCCTTCAGTTGCAGCACCAGATACGGAATCAGCGCGGTCACGCCGACCAGCGCGACCAGCGTGCCGAGCGCCGGGCTGTCGTATTTGCGCGTGAAGAAGTGCGGCTGCGAGACGAGACGATGCGCTTTCGCGAAGCGCCAGATCGGCGGCAGCATCCAGTACGAGAGGATGTACGCGAGCGTGCCGTACGCGAGGATGTAGTAGACCGGCGCACCCTTGCCGTACGCGAAGCCGCTGCCGCCGAGGAACGTGAAGGTCGTATAGATTTCGCCGGCCATCAGCAGGAACACGAACGCGGTGCCGAAGCTGCGGCCGCCCACGCTCCATTGCTCGAGGCTCATGTCGTGGCCGCGCCTTGCTCGCACGCCGAGGAACAGCGCGAACAGCGTAACCGCCCCGATGATGACGAGTGCGCTCATGAGCGGACCTCCTCGCCAGCGACGGCGACGTGCCGGTTGGACGGATCGAGGTGATAGACGATCGCCATGATGATCGCGCTCAACACCACCCACATGACGATCCAGGCCAGCACGAACGGCATGCCGAGCACCAGCGGCTCGACACGGTTGACGAATCGAATACCGACCAGCATGCCGATGAACGGCAGCGCGGCAAGAACACGAAGCAGCATGTGGGCAACTCCTCGAACCAGTAGGTATGTGTCGTTGAAATTCCGGGCTTCGCTGAGGACTGTATGCCGGATACTTCGGTCCCGTAAAGCAGGTCAAAATAAATGTGAGGCTACCGACCGTTGCAGATGCATCGTTCCGTCCGGAATGTTGCACTGCAAGGCGCACGCGCGGCGACGCGGGGCGTCGCGCGCCTTTTTGCGCAGGGTGACTGGCGCGCGGCGATATCATCTGCGAGCATTGCAGCATTTTGCGGACCGCGCGAGCACGCGCAGACTCACGGACACGTATATGGTCGAAAGTCTGGTCTCGGACATTCTGTTTGGCTTTACCGGCTTGATCAGCATCATCAATCCGTTCGGCGGCGCGTTCGTTTTTCTCGACCGGACCGCGTCGTTGACCCTCGACGAGCGCAACGCGCTCGCCCGCAAGATCGCGATCAACGCCGCCTGCGTGCTGCTGGTGGCGTTCTTCATCGGCACGCCGATCCTGCATTTCTTCGGTATTTCGATGGAGGCGCTGCGCATCGGCGGCGGGCTCGCGCTTGCGGTGGGCGGCTGGCAGATGCTCAATGCGCCCGATACGCCGGCCGTCGAGCAAACCGGCGTCAAGCGCGTCGACGCCGAGAACGCGATGTCGCGCGCCTTCTTTCCGCTCACCGTGCCGCTGACCACCGGGCCCGGTTCCATCGCGACCGCGATCGCGCTTTCGGCCAATCGCACGCACAAGCTGTCGGCGTTCGTGATGTCGAGCATCGCGTCGATCGCGATCACATTAGCGGTGGCCGTCGCCGTGTATCTGATCTATAGCCGCGCGACCGTGCTGGCGCGCTATCTGGGCGTCGAGGGCACCAAGGTCGCGTTGCGGGTGTCGGCGTTCCTGCTGCTGTGCATCGGCGTGCAGATCATCCTGACCGGCTTGTCCGAATTCCTGATTCCGATCGCGACGATGCCACCAGCGGCGCGCTAGCGCGGTGTCGTCGAACTCAACGAATCGCGATGCGTTTCAGTTTGGCGCAAGCCGTCACGCGATGATGTACGTGCTCGGCACGACCTACAACCTGTCGAAGCGCACCTTCCTGTACGGCACGGTCGGTTACGTGCGCAACGGCAGCAACTCGAACTTTTCGCTCGAAGCCGCGCCGCGCGATTCGACGGCCAATCGCAGACCGGCGCTTATGTCGGGATGATGCATCAGTTCTGACGGGACGTCGTTGCGCGGCGCGGCGCTCCCCGGCGCCATGCGTGCAGCGGTGGGGGCGCCGTTGGCGGGTCGCCTTCGGGTGGCGGGTCGGGATCGTCGAGTGGATCGTCGGGGATCGGATCGGGATCGATCGTCGGAGGCGGCTGCTTCGGCGCGATGTTGGGATCGACTTCGGGCGGCATCGGTGTGTGCAGATGCCGCGGCAGCGACCGCATCGAGGTTGGCGCACGGGTTGGCGCGTCCAGGTCGAATGTGCCGATCGCACGGGGGCTTGTGCGGGTCGTGTCAGGTAAATCCATCAAGGTCTCCACAGGGTCTGCGTTCCTACGCGCAACGTTCATGCCGCGGCGCGACTCGCGTGGTTCGTGTGGAACGTCGATTGCTGAAACCCGGCACGCGCGCCGCATCGCGATGACCGCGCGCCCGGCTCATGTTGGACATCGCCCACGCACAGCACAGGACGAGGAACCCATATGGCGCGACACAAGGCCGACGTTGCTGACGACGACTTCGAGATTTTCGCCAGCTATCACGGAACAGGCGACGGCCGTTACATAGGTGGACTGAAGGTCGTGAGAAAGGCGGACAGGAGAATCTTGTTCCCGTTCGACGGTGCACCGCAGATCGGCCCGTATGCCACCGCCGAAGAAGCACGCCGCGCCGCAATCGCGTATGGCCGCCAGATCGTCGCGGCCGATCGGGCCGCGCCGGAAAGCTGAGCCGGCACAGCTGGCCGCGCTTCAGGTACGAGACGCGCGAGCGTCATCAGGGCATGCCGCCGAGCGACGGCGAAATCGTGCTACCCCGCGCGGGATCGTCAGGATGTTCGTCGGGCACGGTGGGACGCGCGGACAGCGGTGGATGATCGCGATAGCAGGTGTCGACCGAACCGTCGACGAGGCAGCTCTG
This genomic window contains:
- a CDS encoding sodium:solute symporter family protein; the protein is MSALVIIGAVTLFALFLGVRARRGHDMSLEQWSVGGRSFGTAFVFLLMAGEIYTTFTFLGGSGFAYGKGAPVYYILAYGTLAYILSYWMLPPIWRFAKAHRLVSQPHFFTRKYDSPALGTLVALVGVTALIPYLVLQLKGLGIIVATASYGVISSTAAIWIGAIVVTSYVIVSGVRGSAWNSVVKDLLILAIVLFLGIYLPLHYYGGFGAMFRTIDAARPGFLTFPARGSSVVWFQSTVLLTALGFFMWPHTFGSIFTAKDERIFRRNAAILPLYQLILLFVFFVGFAATLRVPGLKGADIDLSLFRLSLQTFDPWFVGVIGAAGILTALVPGSMILTSASTLLANDVYRGMLNRNASDASVATIARVLVPVVALVAVGFTLNGGETIVALLLMGYSFVTQLFPAVICSLFPRNRATKQGAFCGILAGVAVVALSTSLHWSVGQLMPFLPDALKDVNIGFVALAVNIVVFVIVSALTQPSAAEQEKHASVH
- a CDS encoding glutathione S-transferase family protein, with protein sequence MSYVLYYSPGAASMAVHWMLLEIGVPFEARLVDIDTGQQHDPEYLRLNPAGRVPTLIVDGEPRHESAALLMLLAERHADAGLAPAPGSAARAEWLEWMIYLANTLLPAMRDWFYAGSDGDPAGAQAVRALARRRIEHACARLDTHLADGHAYLAGGKLSTADLLALVLMRWTRNMPRPATEGWPHLASYIRRLRARRAFIEVNEREKLTEWRNDDQ
- a CDS encoding DUF6723 family protein, producing the protein MARHKADVADDDFEIFASYHGTGDGRYIGGLKVVRKADRRILFPFDGAPQIGPYATAEEARRAAIAYGRQIVAADRAAPES
- a CDS encoding GGDEF domain-containing protein, which translates into the protein MTTADSNQIPTPIPERAAVGPAGRAGLRGAALARVPVRRLRPGPASVAVAALLCLLFGLLYVAMQIRTVFSDQLKQEYAGLVLEAAQRVDSAREQLAVWQRIADTPASHAASFVPAYDAARAELARGVASLAALINASPSPAPPLPSMSPTQATPEAIATVLGSVSAYWRAQRDAASADVRLRVAHVARALIALAALLFCMLITALGMYAKRNRQLAGQSQEFEHASLHDSLTGLSNRRKLLAALDSAAKNARSAVVEQRLAVLYIDLDGFKQVNDSFGHRTGDEFLAAVSARFRASVRKGDLVARIGGDEFAVLVRAFASDDELAEIAGRLMACVAETDQQMGMGGVRASVGIASYPDDVDDHRRLVAAADAAMYQVKRTGKNGFAFAAQTGREATL
- a CDS encoding DUF3311 domain-containing protein, producing the protein MLLRVLAALPFIGMLVGIRFVNRVEPLVLGMPFVLAWIVMWVVLSAIIMAIVYHLDPSNRHVAVAGEEVRS
- a CDS encoding MarC family protein; this translates as MVESLVSDILFGFTGLISIINPFGGAFVFLDRTASLTLDERNALARKIAINAACVLLVAFFIGTPILHFFGISMEALRIGGGLALAVGGWQMLNAPDTPAVEQTGVKRVDAENAMSRAFFPLTVPLTTGPGSIATAIALSANRTHKLSAFVMSSIASIAITLAVAVAVYLIYSRATVLARYLGVEGTKVALRVSAFLLLCIGVQIILTGLSEFLIPIATMPPAAR